A single region of the Salicibibacter cibi genome encodes:
- the rpsR gene encoding 30S ribosomal protein S18, producing MARRRGKRRKVCYFTVNKIKTIDYKDVNLLQKFISDRGKILPRRVTGTSAKYQRKLTTAIKRSRQAALLPYAQED from the coding sequence ATGGCACGCCGCAGAGGCAAGCGCAGAAAGGTATGTTATTTCACCGTTAATAAAATCAAGACCATTGATTATAAAGATGTTAATCTTCTCCAGAAGTTTATCTCGGATCGGGGAAAGATTTTACCGAGACGGGTAACTGGAACATCTGCGAAATATCAGCGTAAATTGACGACCGCGATTAAACGTTCACGTCAAGCTGCGTTACTCCCATATGCACAAGAAGATTAA
- the ssb gene encoding single-stranded DNA-binding protein: protein MINRVVLVGRLTRDPELRYTPNGVAVANFGIAVNRPFTNQYGEREADFLNCVVWRKQAENVANYLKKGSLAGVDGRVQSRSYENREGRRVNVVEIQAESVQFLEPRNVTANRGGDDQGVGAASGPSNYQGNVGYGQEGQRQSADLNEDPISNDGKPIDISDDDLPF from the coding sequence ATGATTAATCGCGTCGTACTCGTTGGACGTCTCACTCGTGATCCGGAATTGCGGTACACCCCGAACGGGGTGGCAGTAGCCAATTTCGGCATCGCCGTTAATCGTCCATTTACAAACCAGTATGGGGAACGGGAAGCGGATTTTTTGAACTGCGTGGTTTGGAGAAAACAGGCAGAAAACGTCGCCAATTACTTGAAAAAGGGAAGTTTGGCAGGCGTTGATGGGCGCGTTCAAAGCCGCAGTTATGAAAATCGGGAAGGACGGCGCGTGAATGTCGTTGAAATACAAGCGGAAAGCGTCCAATTTTTGGAGCCCCGTAATGTGACCGCGAATCGGGGCGGGGATGACCAAGGCGTTGGAGCTGCTTCCGGGCCGTCCAATTACCAAGGAAACGTTGGATATGGCCAAGAAGGGCAACGTCAATCCGCTGATTTGAATGAAGATCCTATCTCCAATGACGGAAAGCCGATCGATATTTCCGACGACGATTTACCATTCTAA
- the rpsF gene encoding 30S ribosomal protein S6, whose translation MRNYEILYILRPTLEEDAVKTTIERLNQILSDNGAEVTEVDEKGRRRLAYEIQDFREGYYVILKVQATPDAINEFDRRIKLTDEVIRTLVVRDDD comes from the coding sequence ATGCGTAACTACGAGATTCTGTACATTTTAAGACCGACATTGGAAGAGGATGCAGTCAAAACGACGATTGAACGTTTGAACCAAATCCTTTCCGATAATGGTGCAGAGGTAACGGAAGTTGATGAAAAAGGGAGACGGCGTCTCGCTTATGAAATTCAGGATTTCCGTGAAGGGTATTATGTCATCCTCAAAGTGCAGGCAACCCCTGACGCTATCAATGAGTTTGACCGTCGTATAAAACTTACCGATGAAGTTATTCGAACGCTCGTTGTTCGGGATGATGATTAA